The window TGGCCTGGTCGTAGATTGATGGGAGATACACGCGGGAGATGATCTTCTCCGGTGGCTCCGAAAGGTTGATATCAGGGGTGTAACGACAAAGGTCTGCGACGATGCATCCGGTTCGGGCAGAGTCGGGGCGGTTCACATTTTCTCCGCTGAATCGGATAAATCCCCCTTCGGCAAAAAGTCCCCGACCCATCGGAAACTTGCCACCGAGCGCGTGTCCAAGACTCTTCGGCGCGCAGTTCAAGTAGCGTGGGTCTGAGAGAATCTTGACCAGCGTCTTCCGGTTGGAAGCCTCCTGACAGAACTCACAGGCCTCTCCGATCACGCTAATCATGCGAATGTACTCGTCAGGGCGGTAGGCAAAAAACCTGCCAGTAGTCGCGAGAACCTTTTCCGGATAATTGGCAGAAATCTGAACACTTGTCGCCGGGCACCAGCCGACTCCTTGCTCAACAGCCACCGAGTTCCAAGGCTCCCCAACGCAAAATCCATCCACGTTCCCCGAGGATAGATTCCGCACCATCTGCTCAGGAGGGAGCACGATGACAATCACGTCTTTCCGCGGGTCCAACCGGTGCGCCTCCAACCACCGACAAAGGAGGAAGTGGTGGGAAGAATAGCGGGAAACCACCCCGAAGACCGGTTTCCGATTACGGTAGCCCTTTTTAATGTAGCGCCGTAGCGAATCACCATCGTCGACTCCTTCATCCAAGAACCGGTTCGAGAGCGTAATT is drawn from Verrucomicrobiota bacterium and contains these coding sequences:
- a CDS encoding CmpA/NrtA family ABC transporter substrate-binding protein; amino-acid sequence: MTKEASLRRPTSSVIRLGYIRLLDAAPLIVADSLGLFRDAGLDVTLSREVGWASIRDKLAFGELDVVQALGPMPVVMQLGVGVAKTDVIAGMILNANGNAITLSNRFLDEGVDDGDSLRRYIKKGYRNRKPVFGVVSRYSSHHFLLCRWLEAHRLDPRKDVIVIVLPPEQMVRNLSSGNVDGFCVGEPWNSVAVEQGVGWCPATSVQISANYPEKVLATTGRFFAYRPDEYIRMISVIGEACEFCQEASNRKTLVKILSDPRYLNCAPKSLGHALGGKFPMGRGLFAEGGFIRFSGENVNRPDSARTGCIVADLCRYTPDINLSEPPEKIISRVYLPSIYDQANSLVVS